In a genomic window of Streptomyces noursei ATCC 11455:
- a CDS encoding heavy metal translocating P-type ATPase yields MTTAIDGPVVELEIGGMTCASCAARIEKKLNRMDGVTATVNYATEKAQVTLAEDSGVGTADLIATVEKTGYTAAVPAPPAPEPPADGAEPCPAAEEADGPLAALRQRLLVSLALSVPVILMAMVPALQFTNWQWLSLTLAAPVVAYGAWPFHRAAWTNLRHGAATMDTLISMGTLAAFGWSLWALFFGTAGMPGMTHPFELTIARTDGSGAIYLEAAAGVTTFILAGRYFEARAKRKAGAALRALLELGAKDVAVLRAGKEVRIPVGELRVGDRFVLRPGEKIATDGRVVEGSSAVDASMLTGESVPVEVAPGDTVTGATVNAGGRLVVEATRIGADTQLARMARLVEDAQNGKAAAQRLADRISAVFVPIVIALALATLGFWLGTGHGAVAAFTAAVAVLIIACPCALGLATPTALMVGTGRGAQLGILLKGPEVLETTRAVDTVVLDKTGTVTTGVMALTGVHLADGVTRTQALRLAGALEHSSEHPIARALATAAQEAEPTGTLPAPEGFTNVPGLGVRGSVEGHSVLVGRERLLNDRGQQLPSALAAAKDAAERAGHTAVVVGWDGAARAVLVVSDAVKPTSAEAVRRLRALGLTPVLLTGDNRAVAESVAAEVGIDEVIAEVLPEDKVAVVERLQAEGRSVAMVGDGVNDAAALARADLGLAMGTGTDAAIEAGDLTLVRGDLRAAADAIRLARATLGTIRANLFWAFGYNVAALPLAAAGLLNPMIAGAAMAFSSVFVVGNSLRLRRFRALA; encoded by the coding sequence ATGACCACCGCGATCGATGGGCCCGTGGTCGAGCTGGAGATCGGCGGTATGACCTGCGCCTCGTGCGCGGCCCGCATCGAGAAGAAGCTCAACCGCATGGACGGGGTCACCGCCACCGTCAACTACGCCACCGAGAAGGCGCAGGTGACGCTCGCGGAGGACAGCGGCGTGGGCACCGCCGACCTGATCGCCACCGTGGAGAAGACCGGCTACACCGCCGCGGTCCCCGCGCCGCCCGCCCCGGAACCGCCCGCCGACGGCGCCGAGCCCTGCCCGGCGGCGGAGGAGGCCGACGGCCCGCTCGCCGCGCTGCGGCAGCGGCTGCTCGTCTCCCTGGCGCTCTCCGTGCCGGTGATCCTGATGGCGATGGTCCCGGCGCTCCAGTTCACCAACTGGCAGTGGCTGTCGCTCACCCTGGCCGCCCCCGTGGTGGCCTACGGGGCGTGGCCGTTCCACCGGGCCGCCTGGACCAACCTGCGGCACGGGGCGGCCACCATGGACACCCTGATCTCCATGGGCACCCTCGCCGCCTTCGGCTGGTCGCTGTGGGCACTGTTCTTCGGTACGGCCGGGATGCCCGGCATGACCCACCCCTTCGAGCTGACCATCGCCCGCACCGACGGCAGCGGCGCCATCTACCTGGAGGCCGCGGCCGGCGTCACCACCTTCATCCTGGCCGGCCGGTACTTCGAGGCCCGCGCCAAGCGGAAGGCCGGCGCGGCCCTGCGGGCCCTGCTGGAACTGGGCGCCAAGGACGTCGCGGTGCTCCGCGCCGGCAAGGAGGTCCGGATCCCCGTCGGCGAGCTGCGGGTGGGCGACCGGTTCGTGCTCCGGCCCGGAGAGAAGATCGCCACCGACGGCCGGGTGGTGGAGGGCTCCTCCGCCGTGGACGCCTCGATGCTCACCGGCGAGTCCGTCCCCGTGGAGGTCGCCCCCGGCGACACCGTCACCGGCGCCACCGTCAACGCGGGCGGCCGGCTGGTCGTCGAGGCCACCCGGATCGGCGCGGACACCCAGCTCGCCCGGATGGCCAGGCTGGTGGAGGACGCCCAGAACGGCAAGGCGGCGGCCCAGCGGCTCGCCGACAGGATCTCCGCCGTCTTCGTCCCGATCGTCATCGCACTCGCCCTGGCCACCCTCGGCTTCTGGCTCGGCACCGGCCACGGCGCGGTCGCCGCGTTCACCGCCGCGGTCGCGGTGCTGATCATCGCCTGCCCGTGCGCCCTGGGGCTCGCCACGCCGACCGCGCTGATGGTCGGCACCGGCCGCGGCGCCCAGCTCGGCATCCTGCTCAAGGGGCCGGAGGTGCTGGAGACCACCCGCGCCGTCGACACCGTCGTCCTGGACAAGACCGGCACCGTCACCACCGGCGTGATGGCCCTGACCGGCGTCCACCTCGCCGACGGGGTGACCCGCACGCAGGCGCTGCGGCTGGCCGGCGCCCTGGAGCACTCCTCCGAGCACCCGATCGCCCGCGCCCTGGCCACCGCCGCCCAGGAGGCCGAGCCGACCGGCACCCTGCCGGCCCCCGAGGGCTTCACCAACGTCCCCGGCCTCGGCGTCCGCGGCTCCGTCGAGGGGCACTCCGTCCTGGTCGGCCGGGAACGCCTGCTCAACGACCGCGGCCAGCAGCTGCCGTCCGCGCTGGCCGCCGCCAAGGACGCCGCCGAGCGGGCCGGGCACACCGCGGTCGTGGTCGGCTGGGACGGCGCGGCCCGCGCCGTGCTGGTGGTCTCCGACGCGGTCAAGCCCACCAGCGCCGAAGCGGTCCGCCGGCTGCGCGCGCTGGGCCTGACCCCGGTCCTGCTGACCGGTGACAACCGGGCGGTCGCCGAGTCGGTCGCCGCGGAGGTCGGCATCGACGAGGTGATCGCCGAGGTCCTGCCCGAGGACAAGGTGGCCGTCGTCGAGCGCCTCCAGGCCGAGGGCCGCTCAGTCGCCATGGTCGGCGACGGCGTCAACGACGCCGCGGCGCTGGCCCGCGCCGACCTCGGTCTGGCGATGGGCACCGGCACCGACGCCGCCATCGAGGCCGGCGACCTCACCCTCGTCCGCGGCGACCTGCGCGCCGCGGCGGACGCCATCCGGCTCGCCCGGGCCACCCTCGGCACCATCCGCGCCAACCTCTTCTGGGCGTTCGGCTACAACGTGGCCGCGCTGCCGCTGGCCGCGGCGGGCCTGCTCAACCCCATGATCGCCGGCGCCGCGATGGCCTTCTCCTCGGTCTTCGTGGTCGGCAACAGCCTGCGCCTGCGGCGGTTCCGCGCCCTGGCCTGA
- a CDS encoding beta-ketoacyl-ACP synthase III translates to MIGSRILALGHYQPSRVLTNDELAGMVDTDDAWIRSRVGIRTRHVAAPEETVDAMAAAAAEKALASAGLATKDIDLVLVATCTATDRSPNTAARVAARLGLAAPATMDINVVCAGFTHALATADHAIRAGSATNALVIGAEKFTDVVDWTDRSTCVLVGDGAAAAVVTASPEPGISPVLWGSVPEMGNAVRIEGTPARFSQEGQTVYRWATTQLPAIARKVCDRAGLRPEELAGVVLHQANLRIIEPVAERIGAVNAVVARDVVDSGNTSAASVPLALAKLVERREVPAGAPVLLFAFGGNLSYAGQVVHIP, encoded by the coding sequence ATGATCGGGTCGCGCATCCTGGCCCTCGGCCACTACCAGCCCTCCCGTGTGCTGACCAACGACGAGCTCGCCGGCATGGTCGACACCGACGACGCCTGGATCCGCAGCCGCGTCGGCATCCGCACCCGGCACGTCGCGGCGCCGGAGGAGACGGTGGACGCGATGGCCGCCGCGGCCGCCGAGAAGGCCCTGGCCTCCGCCGGCCTGGCCACCAAGGACATCGACCTGGTGCTGGTCGCCACCTGCACCGCCACCGACCGCAGCCCCAACACCGCGGCCCGGGTCGCGGCCCGCCTGGGCCTGGCCGCGCCGGCCACGATGGACATCAACGTCGTCTGTGCCGGCTTCACCCACGCGCTGGCCACCGCCGACCACGCGATCCGGGCCGGCTCGGCGACGAACGCCCTGGTCATCGGCGCGGAGAAGTTCACCGACGTGGTGGACTGGACCGACCGCTCCACCTGTGTCCTGGTCGGCGACGGCGCCGCGGCCGCGGTGGTCACCGCCTCCCCCGAGCCCGGCATCAGCCCGGTGCTGTGGGGGTCGGTCCCGGAGATGGGCAACGCCGTCCGCATCGAGGGCACCCCGGCCCGGTTCTCCCAGGAGGGCCAGACCGTCTACCGCTGGGCCACCACCCAGCTCCCGGCCATCGCCCGCAAGGTCTGCGACCGGGCCGGCCTGCGCCCCGAGGAACTGGCCGGCGTCGTCCTCCACCAGGCCAACCTGCGGATCATCGAGCCGGTCGCGGAGCGCATCGGCGCGGTCAACGCCGTCGTCGCCCGGGACGTCGTCGACTCCGGCAACACCTCGGCCGCCTCGGTCCCGCTCGCCCTGGCCAAGCTGGTCGAGCGCCGCGAGGTCCCGGCCGGCGCCCCGGTGCTGCTCTTCGCCTTCGGCGGCAACCTCTCCTACGCCGGCCAGGTCGTCCACATCCCCTGA
- a CDS encoding VOC family protein encodes MNTPPVPRLDAIGLVVADMAASLAFYRRLGLTVPDGSDTAPHAEARLPGGLRLMWDTHETARSLDPDWTPLPAGAPTGLAFACADAAHVDAVYTDLTAAGYRGGKAPWDADWGQRYAVVQDPDGHGVDLFAPLP; translated from the coding sequence ATGAACACCCCACCCGTACCCCGCCTCGACGCGATCGGCCTGGTGGTGGCCGACATGGCCGCCTCCCTGGCGTTCTACCGCCGGCTCGGCCTCACCGTCCCCGACGGCAGCGACACCGCCCCGCACGCCGAGGCACGGCTCCCCGGGGGCCTCCGCCTGATGTGGGACACCCACGAGACCGCCCGCTCACTCGACCCCGACTGGACGCCGCTCCCGGCCGGCGCCCCCACCGGCCTGGCCTTCGCCTGCGCGGACGCCGCCCACGTCGACGCCGTGTACACGGACCTCACCGCCGCCGGCTACCGGGGCGGGAAGGCTCCCTGGGACGCCGACTGGGGCCAGCGCTACGCCGTCGTCCAGGACCCGGACGGCCACGGGGTGGACCTCTTCGCCCCGCTGCCCTAG
- a CDS encoding glutaminase, with translation MDYQAVLEEVAAYARPFVGRGHVADYIPALAEVSPDRFGIAVADINGEVYGTGDWQVPFSVQSISKAFSLALVMAGSHGDDDIWQRVGREPSGTPFNSLVQLEWENGIPRNPFINAGALVVTDRLLTMTGDASTSMLEFLQAESGNTELAFDQAVAGSEADHGDRNAALAHFMASFGNLENPVPSVIEHYFWQCSIEMSCRDLAVAGGFLARHGLRADGSRLLEAREAKRINAVMLTCGTYDAAGEFAYRVGLPAKSGVGGGIVAVVPGRCTLCVWSPGLDARGNSVAGMAALDQFTTLTGWSVF, from the coding sequence ATGGACTACCAGGCCGTTCTTGAGGAGGTAGCGGCCTATGCGAGGCCGTTCGTGGGGCGCGGGCACGTCGCCGACTACATTCCGGCGTTGGCGGAGGTGTCCCCGGACCGCTTCGGTATCGCGGTAGCGGACATCAACGGCGAGGTGTACGGGACCGGTGACTGGCAGGTCCCGTTCTCCGTGCAGTCGATCTCCAAGGCGTTCTCGCTGGCGCTGGTGATGGCCGGTTCCCATGGGGACGACGACATCTGGCAGCGGGTCGGGCGGGAGCCCTCGGGGACGCCGTTCAACTCCCTGGTGCAGCTGGAGTGGGAGAACGGGATTCCGAGGAATCCTTTCATCAACGCGGGCGCCCTGGTGGTGACGGACCGCCTGCTGACCATGACCGGTGACGCCAGCACCTCGATGCTGGAGTTCCTCCAGGCCGAGAGCGGCAATACGGAGCTGGCGTTCGACCAGGCGGTGGCCGGTTCCGAGGCCGACCACGGGGACCGCAACGCGGCCCTGGCGCACTTCATGGCGTCGTTCGGGAATCTGGAGAACCCCGTGCCGAGCGTCATCGAGCACTACTTCTGGCAGTGCTCGATCGAGATGTCCTGCCGGGACCTGGCTGTGGCCGGCGGGTTCCTGGCCCGGCACGGGCTGCGGGCCGACGGGAGCCGGCTGCTGGAGGCGCGCGAGGCCAAGCGCATCAACGCGGTGATGCTGACCTGCGGCACGTACGACGCCGCCGGGGAGTTCGCCTACCGGGTGGGCCTGCCGGCGAAGAGCGGGGTGGGCGGCGGCATCGTGGCCGTGGTGCCGGGGCGGTGCACGCTGTGCGTGTGGAGCCCGGGGCTGGACGCGCGGGGGAACTCCGTGGCCGGCATGGCGGCGCTGGACCAGTTCACCACGCTCACCGGCTGGTCGGTCTTCTAG
- a CDS encoding helix-turn-helix domain-containing protein yields MGEPVGAAGADTGRTARGTYRERASRLPGAVLWSTTTLPGAGPVLPDGCTDLIWSAGRLLVAGPDTGPQRVDAAVPDGTRWVGLRFAPGQGPAVFGVPAHELRDRRVPLEDLWGARRARELAERAAADGPGAVLEEAARDRLRAAGRWAAGAGARGELPGRDGRTAALVTALGRGRPVAEAARLAGLGERQLHRHSLAVFGYGPKTLSRVLRLVRALDLARAGVPYAEVAARAGYADQAHLAREVKSLAGAPMGAVLGAG; encoded by the coding sequence ATGGGTGAGCCGGTTGGTGCAGCGGGGGCGGACACCGGCCGGACCGCCCGGGGGACTTACCGGGAGCGGGCGTCGCGGCTGCCGGGGGCGGTGCTGTGGAGCACCACCACGCTGCCCGGGGCGGGGCCGGTGCTGCCCGACGGGTGCACGGACCTGATCTGGAGCGCGGGGCGGCTGCTGGTGGCCGGGCCGGACACCGGGCCGCAGCGCGTGGACGCCGCGGTGCCGGACGGGACGCGCTGGGTGGGGCTGCGGTTCGCGCCGGGGCAGGGGCCGGCGGTCTTCGGGGTGCCGGCCCATGAACTGCGCGACCGACGGGTGCCGTTGGAGGACCTGTGGGGCGCCCGGCGGGCCCGTGAACTGGCGGAGCGGGCGGCGGCCGACGGACCGGGGGCGGTGCTGGAGGAGGCCGCGCGGGACCGGCTGCGGGCGGCCGGGCGGTGGGCCGCCGGGGCCGGTGCGCGCGGTGAGCTGCCGGGGCGGGACGGGCGGACCGCGGCGCTGGTGACCGCGCTCGGGCGCGGCCGACCGGTGGCGGAGGCCGCCCGATTGGCCGGGCTGGGCGAACGGCAGCTGCACCGGCACAGCCTGGCGGTGTTCGGGTACGGACCGAAGACGCTGAGCCGGGTGCTGCGGCTGGTGCGGGCGCTGGACCTGGCCCGCGCCGGCGTCCCGTACGCCGAGGTCGCGGCGCGCGCCGGATACGCGGACCAGGCCCATTTGGCGCGCGAGGTGAAGTCTCTTGCGGGGGCTCCTATGGGAGCGGTCCTCGGCGCGGGTTAG